A genomic stretch from Telopea speciosissima isolate NSW1024214 ecotype Mountain lineage chromosome 7, Tspe_v1, whole genome shotgun sequence includes:
- the LOC122669438 gene encoding protein DEHYDRATION-INDUCED 19 homolog 3-like isoform X2 gives MEADSWSGRLSAASKRYQAALQSRSDLYMGFEEIDGDEDSRAEFPCPFCSEDFDIVGLCCHIDDEHPLEAKNGVCPVCAMRVGMDMVGHITTQHGHFFKMQRKRRYRKGGSHSTLSLLRKELREGNLQSLLGGSSFAVSSSNTAPDPLLSSFIYNMQISDESESVQPHSSAKASSAKKSSEETLVERNVQSSPPLSDKEQEEKAQRCKFVQGLLLSTILDDDL, from the exons ATGGAGGCTGATTCTTGGAGTGGTCGTCTTTCTGCCGCCTCAAAACGTTATCAAGCAGCTCTCCAATCGCGTTCCG ATCTTTACATGGGGTTTGAAGAGATCGATGGAGATGAAGATTCACGAGCAGAGTTTCCCTGTCCGTTCTGTTCGGAGGACTTTGATATTGTTGGATTGTGCTGTCATATTGATGACGAGCATCCACTCGAGGCGAAGAATGGG GTATGCCCAGTTTGTGCAATGAGGGTAGGAATGGACATGGTTGGACACATAACTACGCAACATGGACACTTTTTTAAG ATGCAGCGTAAGAGGAGATATCGTAAAGGGGGATCTCATTCAACCCTTTCGTTGTTAAGAAAAGAGCTGCGAGAAGGGAATTTACAATCCCTTCTTGGGGGTTCTTCTTTTGCAGTTTCTTCCTCCAATACAGCACCCGACCCATTGCTCTCCTCGTTTATCTACAATATGCAAATTAGTGATGAATCGGAAAGTGTACAGCCTCATTCTTCAGCTAAAGCAAGCTCTGCCAAGAAAAGCTCAGAGGAGACATTGGTAGAAAG aaa TGTCCAATCATCACCTCCCCTATCGGACAAAGAACAAGAGGAGAAGGCTCAGAGATGCAAGTTTGTACAGGGGCTGCTTCTGTCCACGATTCTTGATGATGATTTATGA
- the LOC122669438 gene encoding protein DEHYDRATION-INDUCED 19 homolog 3-like isoform X4 — MEADSWSGRLSAASKRYQAALQSRSDLYMGFEEIDGDEDSRAEFPCPFCSEDFDIVGLCCHIDDEHPLEAKNGVCPVCAMRVGMDMVGHITTQHGHFFKMQRKRRYRKGGSHSTLSLLRKELREGNLQSLLGGSSFAVSSSNTAPDPLLSSFIYNMQISDESESVQPHSSAKASSAKKSSEETLVESVQSSPPLSDKEQEEKAQRCKFVQGLLLSTILDDDL, encoded by the exons ATGGAGGCTGATTCTTGGAGTGGTCGTCTTTCTGCCGCCTCAAAACGTTATCAAGCAGCTCTCCAATCGCGTTCCG ATCTTTACATGGGGTTTGAAGAGATCGATGGAGATGAAGATTCACGAGCAGAGTTTCCCTGTCCGTTCTGTTCGGAGGACTTTGATATTGTTGGATTGTGCTGTCATATTGATGACGAGCATCCACTCGAGGCGAAGAATGGG GTATGCCCAGTTTGTGCAATGAGGGTAGGAATGGACATGGTTGGACACATAACTACGCAACATGGACACTTTTTTAAG ATGCAGCGTAAGAGGAGATATCGTAAAGGGGGATCTCATTCAACCCTTTCGTTGTTAAGAAAAGAGCTGCGAGAAGGGAATTTACAATCCCTTCTTGGGGGTTCTTCTTTTGCAGTTTCTTCCTCCAATACAGCACCCGACCCATTGCTCTCCTCGTTTATCTACAATATGCAAATTAGTGATGAATCGGAAAGTGTACAGCCTCATTCTTCAGCTAAAGCAAGCTCTGCCAAGAAAAGCTCAGAGGAGACATTGGTAGAAAG TGTCCAATCATCACCTCCCCTATCGGACAAAGAACAAGAGGAGAAGGCTCAGAGATGCAAGTTTGTACAGGGGCTGCTTCTGTCCACGATTCTTGATGATGATTTATGA
- the LOC122669438 gene encoding protein DEHYDRATION-INDUCED 19 homolog 3-like isoform X1 — protein sequence MEADSWSGRLSAASKRYQAALQSRSDLYMGFEEIDGDEDSRAEFPCPFCSEDFDIVGLCCHIDDEHPLEAKNGVCPVCAMRVGMDMVGHITTQHGHFFKMQRKRRYRKGGSHSTLSLLRKELREGNLQSLLGGSSFAVSSSNTAPDPLLSSFIYNMQISDESESVQPHSSAKASSAKKSSEETLVESSVQSSPPLSDKEQEEKAQRCKFVQGLLLSTILDDDL from the exons ATGGAGGCTGATTCTTGGAGTGGTCGTCTTTCTGCCGCCTCAAAACGTTATCAAGCAGCTCTCCAATCGCGTTCCG ATCTTTACATGGGGTTTGAAGAGATCGATGGAGATGAAGATTCACGAGCAGAGTTTCCCTGTCCGTTCTGTTCGGAGGACTTTGATATTGTTGGATTGTGCTGTCATATTGATGACGAGCATCCACTCGAGGCGAAGAATGGG GTATGCCCAGTTTGTGCAATGAGGGTAGGAATGGACATGGTTGGACACATAACTACGCAACATGGACACTTTTTTAAG ATGCAGCGTAAGAGGAGATATCGTAAAGGGGGATCTCATTCAACCCTTTCGTTGTTAAGAAAAGAGCTGCGAGAAGGGAATTTACAATCCCTTCTTGGGGGTTCTTCTTTTGCAGTTTCTTCCTCCAATACAGCACCCGACCCATTGCTCTCCTCGTTTATCTACAATATGCAAATTAGTGATGAATCGGAAAGTGTACAGCCTCATTCTTCAGCTAAAGCAAGCTCTGCCAAGAAAAGCTCAGAGGAGACATTGGTAGAAAG TAG TGTCCAATCATCACCTCCCCTATCGGACAAAGAACAAGAGGAGAAGGCTCAGAGATGCAAGTTTGTACAGGGGCTGCTTCTGTCCACGATTCTTGATGATGATTTATGA
- the LOC122669438 gene encoding protein DEHYDRATION-INDUCED 19 homolog 3-like isoform X3, with product MEADSWSGRLSAASKRYQAALQSRSDLYMGFEEIDGDEDSRAEFPCPFCSEDFDIVGLCCHIDDEHPLEAKNGVCPVCAMRVGMDMVGHITTQHGHFFKMQRKRRYRKGGSHSTLSLLRKELREGNLQSLLGGSSFAVSSSNTAPDPLLSSFIYNMQISDESESVQPHSSAKASSAKKSSEETLVERSVQSSPPLSDKEQEEKAQRCKFVQGLLLSTILDDDL from the exons ATGGAGGCTGATTCTTGGAGTGGTCGTCTTTCTGCCGCCTCAAAACGTTATCAAGCAGCTCTCCAATCGCGTTCCG ATCTTTACATGGGGTTTGAAGAGATCGATGGAGATGAAGATTCACGAGCAGAGTTTCCCTGTCCGTTCTGTTCGGAGGACTTTGATATTGTTGGATTGTGCTGTCATATTGATGACGAGCATCCACTCGAGGCGAAGAATGGG GTATGCCCAGTTTGTGCAATGAGGGTAGGAATGGACATGGTTGGACACATAACTACGCAACATGGACACTTTTTTAAG ATGCAGCGTAAGAGGAGATATCGTAAAGGGGGATCTCATTCAACCCTTTCGTTGTTAAGAAAAGAGCTGCGAGAAGGGAATTTACAATCCCTTCTTGGGGGTTCTTCTTTTGCAGTTTCTTCCTCCAATACAGCACCCGACCCATTGCTCTCCTCGTTTATCTACAATATGCAAATTAGTGATGAATCGGAAAGTGTACAGCCTCATTCTTCAGCTAAAGCAAGCTCTGCCAAGAAAAGCTCAGAGGAGACATTGGTAGAAAG AAGTGTCCAATCATCACCTCCCCTATCGGACAAAGAACAAGAGGAGAAGGCTCAGAGATGCAAGTTTGTACAGGGGCTGCTTCTGTCCACGATTCTTGATGATGATTTATGA
- the LOC122668675 gene encoding uncharacterized protein LOC122668675: MKILSWNCRGLGRTPTVHSLVRLSREEKPMIIFLIETKAGREKIERLRKKLRMHGCFSVDSIGASGGLALFWNHSITVDILCSDSNIIDSKVTQQDGSTFFMTSVYGAPVRTRRQDVWNRLIQIGGGWHIDWLCYGDFNSFLSWHEKQGGNRIGQRDIDNFKDLVNTCALVVIGTHGPCYTWNNKRKGNSNIRIKLDRAMANDAWSSSYLDVAVFVKPVAITKLQEGPPRDDYQKQEDCLISFLNEELDREEELWRQKSRVDWLQQGDRNTKFFHLTTIQHRSQNRILKLRAPDGGWIHDEGEIYDLMIGYYQEIFKSEGLEPLALNQVLTSIQPGVNDDMNSLLCAMPTIDEMCMALFAMALLKAPSPVGLPPVFFQKY, translated from the exons ATGAAGATCTTGAGCTGGAACTGTCGGGGCTTGGGGAGAACCCCAACAGTTCATTCGTTGGTTCGTCTCTCCCGGGAAGAGAAGCCGATGATTATTTTTCTGATTGAAACGAAGGCTGGTAGGGAGAAGATTGAACGATTGAGAAAGAAATTGCGTATGCATGGCTGCTTCTCGGTTGATTCTATAGGCGCTTCAGGGGGTTTAGCACTATTCTGGAACCACTCTATCACCGTGGACATTTTATGCTCTGATTCCAAcattatcgattcgaaggtgacacAGCAAGATGGTTCTACCTTTTTTATGACCTCTGTCTATGGAGCTCCGGTCAGAACTAGAAGGCAAGATGTGTGGAATCGATTAATTCAAATTGGTGGAGGATGGCATATAGATTGGTTATGCTACGGTGACTTCAATTCCTTCTTGTCTTGGCATGAGAAGCAGGGTGGCAATAGAATCGGCCAGAGAGATATTGATAATTTCAAAGATTTGGTGAACACTTGTGCGTTGGTGGTCATTGGCACACATGGACCTTGCTACACTTGGAACAACAAGAGGAAGGGTAACTCCAACATTAGAATCAAATTAGATAGAGCTATGGCTAATGATGCTTGGAGTTCGTCATACCTAGATGTTGCTGTGTTTGTTAAACCTGTG GCTATTACTAAGCTTCAGGAGGGTCCCCCCAGGGATGACTATCAGAAGCAGGAGGATtgtctcatttcttttcttaatgAGGAACTGGATAGGGAGGAGGAACTCTGGCGTCAAAAGTCTAGAGTTGATTGGTTGCAGCAGGGCGATCGTAACACCAAGTTCTTCCATTTGACTACCATTCAGCACCGTAGTCAGAACAGAATTTTGAAGTTGAGGGCACCCGATGGCGGTTGGATTCATGATGAGGGGGAAATTTATGATTTGATGATTGGGTACTATCAGGAGATCTTCAAGTCCGAGGGGTTAGAGCCCTTGGCTCTTAACCAGGTGCTCACATCCATCCAACCGGGGGTAAACGATGACATGAACTCTCTTTTATGTGCCATGCCAACCATTGATGAAATGTGCATGGCCTTGTTTGCTATGGCTCTGCTTAAAGCACCTAGCCCGGTTGGGTTGCCCCCGGTGTTTTTTCAGAAATATTAg